The Anguilla anguilla isolate fAngAng1 chromosome 2, fAngAng1.pri, whole genome shotgun sequence genome contains the following window.
AAGTTGTGTAACTGCAACTGCCCCCCAAAGATAAGGCAGTAATAGTAATAAATTTACTGGTAGAAAAAGTATTGGCGAGCCAGTAGGAGGCTCTCTCCCCTATGGCCAAAATAGAAAAAGGACCCAACACAGTGTTGAAGCCCTGATTGTTTGATTTATGCTGTCCTCCCATGTTCATTTATGAATTGTCCTGCATTTATATACTGCATATGAATGTAAATTAGACAGAAGAACTCTACAAAAGTTCAAATGGTATATTGCAACAGATACTGATTATCAAAATGTTTATATCATCATCGACATCATAATCATCCTCACAGAAATGCATACTATAGAAGAAAATGATTGCAAATGTTTAATGCTGAAGCTGCAACCCCTTGGAAGATCTTCCTCAGACAGAATGTTTCGACATGTCCAATTACTGTCATTGTTAATGACCATACTCATAATGAAGACTTGACAACAAGTTCACCTGAGACTCTGTCTTGATTGAAGATCTCTTCGTAATACACCTGTGTAATGTAACTGTGTGGAAGCGTTCTCATACCTGTAAGCATTTCTCCTAGTGTGGGTACCATCTACACTACCATAACAATGGTTGCCATAGCAAAGGGATAAAGTGCAGTTATACCTTCAGTATacttcaaataaacaaacaaacaaacaaaacttaCTCACTTGGAGCCACATATTTACCATTTAAGCCTCCACTTCTTCAGTCTCTGGCATTCCATCTGATAAATTAGATTACATTAGATTAGAAACAAGAAGCATAATTCATTATGATCTCAATAAAGTAGAACATGCATTCTAATGCGTAGCCATCTTGGACTGAAGAACGTTTCAGCAAAGGATGAGGCAATATGGTTGTGATTGGACAGTCCAAAATTAGTGTAAAAAAGTGAAGAGGAGGTTGGAAGGACAGCAATTCATTGTGATGTAACAGAGAGGTACACGTCTGCACCACAGAAATTGATAGAATTCCCAcagatagtaaaaaaaaaactatattgaTCAGGTTGATTTCCTAATCTTGTACTAAAACTTGTTCTATGAATATATTAAAGACTTTGATTTTTAATGCTCACTATATCCAGGCATTTCATGCAGATGCGTGATTTTTTAAACCTGGGTTTTGTGCTAGGATCAAGATATGATGTGTGTACTGTCAGACAAACTTGAAAATAATCTTGTGTTGCTTCTGCATTCTTTTCATTCAGCTGGCAAAATGATAGATTATCACCGCTGAGATCAATATGCACTCAATGGTGCTACCAAAGGCCCCAGCTGGTTAAATCTGGCACTGAGGGAACTTCACATCAGGCTGAAGATCAGCCCAGGAATAGCTTCAGAGTAGGAATGGGGGacttttcagaaaaatgtgtgtgtgtgtgtgtgtgtgtgtgtgtgtgtgtgtgtgtgtgtgtgcgtgtgcgtgtgcgtgtgttgtattgtgttgtgtgtcaCCACtccctttcatttcttttgcaaatatattttgtttaatttcactgTTTGCagaattcatgtttttgttaagCCACTTGAATCTATGTCTTTAGACAATGACCAccttgtctttgtgttttaacttttaattaatctcattatttgaatttattgtaCATGTTGATTAAAGTTAACACACAAGATTGTTCTGCCTATtgacaaattatattatttaattgattgtaTCAACCATTGGTAATAATCTctcaattaaatcaaattaatttcttgtGGTGAATAAGTGGAGAGAGTAGGCCTATGATATCTGTGTCCTGTATTCAGAGTGTTGAACATTAAACAATGGTGCTAACAGCTAAAACCACTGTATTCAGAAATCCACAGGCCAAATTTTCACTTGCAAACATGTCTTTGACTGTTTATTCAGATAAGACTTCTAGTTTCAATACCAGATCATGACAATAATATCATATCCTAATTCAGATTATTATTAATCTGCATTTTATACTACTCTGGGGAAGAAGCTAAAGGAAATACCAACAGGATATAATTCATGTGCGGAACTGCAGTAGCTTAAGTTCGGTTCCTAATTGGAACACTTAACtcaacaaataaattatgttaaGTGTTGCACAGTACTGAAAGATAATGCATTAGTTTACACAATTATAAAGACAAATAGGAACCACATCTTcccatttttgattttgttgatGGCTTTATATTCCTGATAGCAAGTAAGGTAATCGCATAGCTATGtttccaattttaaaaaaaataaaaataaaaatgacacacaGGTTAAAAACTCAGCATTGACTGTGAAGAATCTAACTGGCTGGAGAGGACCAATCCGATCAGTTCGCTCATTCAGAACCCTCCTGTTAAACTGTCTCCTATACTACAaacaaggacacacacgcaaatgcacacaaacacaaacagacgtCTGAAATGTAATCGCAGGCTTAAAAACGACATACGAGGACAAAGTAGTCATGTCATGCAGCCAAATCTACGCTAGTTAAGAGCTACTCTTCAGTGGAAACCGGGACTATATTCAAACCTCACAAAGTCAGGATGCCTTTTTAACCAGTAGATGGCGCCTTTGTGGCATGCATGCTCAAGGGCCCTTGACATTAGCATGGTGGAAAATCGATAATGGGGCAAGTCCTCCAGTCGTTCCATCTGCACGACAGCagaataatttcagaaaaatgccTGCACTGTATTTACCACGATGAAGAGATGAAGACCAATGGCAAGCACACTCAATGTACCTTTCGGGCAACAGAGTACATTACGGCAATTTGATATGATTATGCACATAGTTGATTCCTCCGTCAACACCTGAAAATAAGTCCCCTTTTCTAGCTTCACAAAGACCCATTAAAATCAGGCAGCCAACACACAGTGTTGGGGTTTAGAAATCCTCTCCTCACAGCCCTCTACAGTGAGTGACCACCGGCAGGGCAGAATTAATAAGGATCACGGTGAAAGACTTATTGCCTCTGGTCTCAGAGAAGGCAAAGGTTAGCCATGGCTGAGGGAGCACCGCTGAAACAGGGCTCTGCTGGTTCCACTTCAGTCTCCACAGAGTATTTCAGACTTATTGTATTCCTTCATTTTATTCCCTCCCTCCTGATCTGGGTCTACTCAGCCCAAACCaatcattttgaatgtttaaagCTGGGAAATCATCGTCATTTCTCAATTTGTGGCGCCATGCACGTATGCATTCAAACTAAAGGTATtattgtagtaataataatagtaaaatggTGCCTAACCCTAAAGCCGCTGGTGTTGGGGAGGGGTAGATTTTGCTGAAAGCTTGTCTCTTCTCTGTTGGCGGGCTGAACTTTGGCCTGGAATACGAGGAACAGAAGTACTCCGGGGTGTGACTCGCTCTTTAGCTCCAGGTGTGGAGCTCCATGTCAGTGACAAGCCTGCGGTCTGAGAATCTCAAGGCAAACAGGATCATTTATCAAGGCCAGGGGAATATGCACTGCTTTTAAttactgttacactgctgtctctttctccatttgatgtttgtaacttgtcttgtgtaactttgtaactttgtgttttatgtcaggtcccctTTGCGAAAGAGATTTCGATCTCAATGGGATTTTTTTCCTAGTTAAacaaaggttaaattaaaaaataaaggctAGGGGAATATGGATCTATTCCAACAGGAAAGAAACATCTTTGACTGCCCTCAGAGAGTAAGCATATGTGGGCACACTCATGTTTTATACCTCCATGATAAATAGTAATGCATGCAAGTCTACTTGCACGCTGTTTTTCCTACACGTGTAACTTCTACACAGTCTCTATATCCCTGTATCGACAGCTTCTCCTCAAGCCTACACTGTGCGCTGGTCACTGGTGAATGCCCCTGTGCATTAGGGAAGGTCGGCATGTTATCCAGCCTCTTCATCCGTACGTCACCTCTCCTCCAAAAGCCTTTTCACGTGGTTCACCACGTCCTCTCCACTAGACCAAGGCACCACGGCAGGTTTGAAGACCGAGGGCCGGGCCTCCTGGGCCTCCACTATCAGCTTGTGAACGGGGTAGTTCCGCCGAGGGAACGCCGTGTCCATCGGCCCCAAAGCCAACAAGGGGCAGAAGTCGTTGGCGCCATCGCCCACGTAGAAGACGCGCTGGAAGGGGCACCCGCGCTCCTGCGCCCGCTGCGCCAGGTAGTCCCGCACCACCTCCTGCTTGCACAGGTTCTCCGGGCACCGGGCACAGCCGTGGGAGTGGTGGGGTCGGAGGACCAACCGGCCGCCGCCGTCGAAGGAGGCCGGGTTGGTGAAGATCTTGTGGAAGAGCTGGCGGGCGCCGGCCCTGCGGAGCCAGGCCTCGATGAAGTACGTGTTCGCATCCGACACCAGCACCGCCTCGAAATCCTTCGGGTGGGCGCGCATGTACTGGAAGAGGGCCAGGATGCCGGGCGAGGCGGGGATCTTCTCGATGGCGGAGCGGATGGTGTCCTCGGGCACCCCCTGCTCAGCCATGTAGGCCAGCACGCGCTGCATGTGCTCGTTGTAGTGCCCCGGCCGGTAGGAGTCCTTCAGCCAGCCGGGCAGCTTCCGCCCGGGTGCCGCCTGGACCACCGCGTCGTCGCTGTTCTCGTCCACGATGGTCTCGTCAAAGTCGAAGAAGATGAGGAAGCGCTTGTTGCCGTGGGATGCTGCGGGGCCCGCCATGTTGCCCGAATGTCAGGAGCGGGGGCAGGTCTGCTTCCTCGCCTGGAGAGAAGagcggcacagaaaaaaatcagtcaAACACAGAATCCACGCGATTGGTCAGCTCAGCTCTTACTGCACCACAAAGACCCATGTCCTTCCCTCCACActctcctctgctccctctTTGTCTCTGGTAAGaggtgtagggggtgggggcggtggacAGGGCATCTGGGAAAGACTACCGCACAAAAGGAGGTGGAAGACGAGCAGATGGACAGTGAAGGAGAAagaatggaaagagaaaaagcaaCTGATACAAGGATAAAAGAACAAAGGCAAACTTTTAGCTcttattttaatcacatttaagGCAATGCGAATTTCCCCTGCTGATGGAAGACAGTGAGAAGGAGGAAGGTTCTCAAAGCACACCAGAGACTGGGATCCAAACTCAGCCTGCACTCTAGactaaaaatgaaatcagagaaaatgccatttacacaaaaccaaagcaaaaaagGGACACTCTGCTCCCACCCTGAAGATACATGGTGTATTGCAGAttcattttaactaaactaCTGTCAATGAAACTGATTTTAATGCGATGTTAACTGCTTACTACTAGTTACTGAATACctaatgcatatttaatatcTTTCCATGGtagttaaattaaaatacatggCCCGATGTACATTTATCATAGTAAAAACATATCACATTTCCAAAAAGTCAATTTGGTGTAACCATCTCCATAATCTGAGGTAAATTAATTGCTCTTgtaacaaaatgataaaataaacatattattatttgtaattctttttaaaaagaattttattaataatttcattatttttaaatccattaTTGAATCAACCAGCTGAGCAACACAGTTACTGAACTGGAGGACTGTAACACTGGTACAAGCCCAGGCAGACCACATGTGGATGACTGACTAGATCAGTCATCGGTACTCATGCAGACCCAGCTACATGAAAATCCCTCATGAGACCTCCCTACTACGGGAGCTCTCAATCActgttgatggcaccacagcgactgcctctcactctgcaaagagcttGGGAGTGGTCCTGGATGACTAGCTGGACCTCAAAGAGCACATCAAGgaaacatcacggtcctgcagattccacctgtacaacatcaggaggattcgaccatacctgactatgcactccacccagctgcttgtccaggctatggtgattTCCTGTCTAGATTACTTTAACTCACTCCTGCCAGTCTGTGCCATGCAGCGACTACAGATGATGACTACAGATGCTGCTGCCTGGCTTGTCTTCAAACTTCCTAAGTTCTTTCacatcactcccctgctgaggtcactccactggctaccggtcacCACCAGATCAGGTTCAGTCCTGACCCTCACCtacagccaacaggacagcccccacctacctacaggacatgattcaatccttCATGCCAGCTTGACCACTCCGCtttgctgcagcagggcatcttgcactccctgccatccgggtgaatggttctcgcttGTCCCAACCACAGAGATTCtgcaccctagctccccagtggtggaacaaactccccccgttcctctacgaaccactcagtcattgcccacttccgccgtggtctgaagacgcatctcttcagattGTACCTAGACTAACTATCACTTCTCCGCAGGatactcccaatctaggatcgctCTTATCATTTGAATCCTTataatttgttcctgtagcacttttaTGTTACACTTGTACCTTCATccagcatttatattgcacttgtatgattgtcttgatgttgtagctcattGCCATACCTCCTAGTTTGAcctaccataactttctgacctagcctatgcttactgtgtgaactggacttaatgtgctcatggctatgaataactgttacataatgagtattgtactgTATCggacttgtgttttgtagttgtaccaatgacctttggtatgaaCTTACTGTATGttactttggataaaagcgcctgccaaataaatataatgtattacaaattttaatatttatacacAAAAATATCATGGGACCATTTAGTGGAGAAAACCCCAACTGAAGCCCAATAAGTCTTGGGGtggtacagtaaaataaaatctctttAAAGCATTTACTTACAAATTGGATGCTAGTTGTTGCACTGTGGGACTCCAATCAACAGTCCGCACTGGCACGGTCAGGATGCGATGGGGAGCATCCCTGCAGTAACAGCAAAGGCCTCAGCTGGACATGCAACACTCCATTTCTTTCACAAAGAACTTGTGAAACGTGATTGGGAACCTGTCAAGACATGCAAAACAGTCGATCAATATTCAATTTAACTGTTCAATCAAATCATAACTTAAGAGTTAAAGTGGAATGAGAACATAAAACCAGGTCTTCTCTGTGCCTTAATTGATAGGCATAGAGTAGATGGCAACATGGTGGTTGTGATTCACAGCGTTTGTGTACACAGAATGCAGACTTAAAGGTCTGTAGGCTATCAGAATCTTCAGTAAATGttgtagagaaaaaaaaaccttaactGAAAATGGACATTGTCTGGGCCAATcgaaaacatgcaaataaaataacctatatctttttaaaacccagaaagTCAACTAAAACTCACACATCTCAAGCAAGAATTGCAGGGCTACTCAACAAACGTGAGAACATGGCCTACACTGTAAGAAGCCAGGTTACTAAGGTGAAATACCTATATTTTATAACTGGGGGCATTATGTACATTAAGttgttaatacaaaaaaattaatatggaGATTGTGACGGCGCTATGTTCACACAGGAACATTGCAAACAAAAATTAGTTGCTATTAAGGACACTTAACTTAACTCTTCAAACCTCAGAATTTGGCAAAAACGTTCAGTGCAAAGGGTTCAGAGCTTCTCTTTTACACTGTTACTAAACACAGTATAGACCAAAGATTAAAATGATTAGCCTTGGTGTGGAATACAGAAATAACCTCTGCCTTCGGAGATGCCTAACAGCGCCTACAGTCGTTCAGGAAGGCAGGCAGAACTGCAGCGTGCAGTAACGGGACAACTCAAGAACCGGATCTACAGAACTGCAGTTGAAGATATGTTACATCATCGCTATGCCTGATCACGAGAGGCCATTCGCTCATGAAAAATCCTATACGAATTGGGATTAAAACTATTGATTCTGTATTCGCAGAAACAGTCGCTTAAAATTGCACCCTTATAATAGCTAGGCTATTTTAGCTGGGCTATCTCTGTCTATCAAAGGTATTTAGTGCGCTAGATgttattttcaaacaaattaataaatacgaTGAGTAGGCTAATCGAGTAATGAAACAGTTTAAAGGACAGATAACATAGTAGTGTAATTTATTCAACAGAGGAAAATGTAGCTTAAGCGTGAAGGGTTGTAAAGGGTCCAATATCTCAGCACAGTAACCTTTACTGCAATGTCAACAACGTGCGCTTGGATTGCTGTCCACCCGTTTGGATTACCCGGCTGTAACGTGAGAAAAGCAGTAAATTCTGATAACTACAGCGATAAAACTTATTCAATCTAAATTTCCACATCTCAGCCTTACTTTTTCATGATCGTATGCTATTTATGGATGCGTGAAATAGGctgtcattaaattaaatttttaatctAAGTTGCAGTGCGATATAATGGCACGCCGCATGCAGAAGCTAATTCTAATACTGTACATTCCAAGGACAACACGAACCGCAGCCCCGTCGCGATTACCGCACTTCGCTGTACCAAGCATACCAATTTCTGTAATAGCACATTCCATTTATTTCCACGATGCATGCTAATATTCTCAAATCGTAAGATATTTCAAATAATCTACGATGGATCTGGAACTGAACCACCTACGCAAACCATATTCACAATCTATATACACACAATGGtaagttatttgtttttcaaagtaGACAGCTTTTTGAATTGAGCaagtaagaaaaaaacaaaaagacgaATAACTtaaataatctgaaataaactgcattaGACTACAGTACTGTACCGGCAAGTGCATCCCGTCTCGCATCCCCCATTCCTAGAATTCCTTTTTCAGAATTTAGAGGAGTCTTCTGGCTTGCATCAGTTTGTTTGGTATCCAGCAATCACATCCGTGCCTCGGACACCGAGACCATGGAAACATTTTCGGCCTTTTTTATGGGCTACCAAAAGCACAGAGCGGCTGTGCTGATGACGTCTGGGACTGTGGGCCAATGACACTGCGCTCTTGAACTTAAAGGGGACCGGTGACGACCCAGTGGATATTTGTACAGGGATCATTCTATAGAATTGTTCAAATCACACGGAAATGAaacttaaaatataattacCCGAACAAACAACGAGTTTTTATTTAGCATGTACTTATCATAatgattcagaaaaaaatacaacacaatattcacaaatattaaACACTTTCACTACAAGTGCACTGTCGCCACAGAAACACCTAAAATACAATGTTAAATGAAACCTttcattcatgttttcattgtttttcaagATGGGATCGGTATATTTCCATTGTGAATATTACTATTCCACTATTTTTGGATCTTTactgatgc
Protein-coding sequences here:
- the LOC118221039 gene encoding probable phosphatase phospho1; its protein translation is MAGPAASHGNKRFLIFFDFDETIVDENSDDAVVQAAPGRKLPGWLKDSYRPGHYNEHMQRVLAYMAEQGVPEDTIRSAIEKIPASPGILALFQYMRAHPKDFEAVLVSDANTYFIEAWLRRAGARQLFHKIFTNPASFDGGGRLVLRPHHSHGCARCPENLCKQEVVRDYLAQRAQERGCPFQRVFYVGDGANDFCPLLALGPMDTAFPRRNYPVHKLIVEAQEARPSVFKPAVVPWSSGEDVVNHVKRLLEER